A stretch of the Flavobacterium aquiphilum genome encodes the following:
- a CDS encoding glycosyltransferase family 2 protein, which produces MIFDIAIILINYNSSKHTVNCIQSIVDNTSEKLNYQIIITDNCSRKEDYLALKEFCETISLPNLELHRNNINTGFGGGNMNGIQFANSKYYAFINNDTLFLNDCLSILKNELDNNPNIGIAGGQSYNESGDFMVSWDHFTSPLKEIIGRNFLEFINPKKYPKRKERYTTPIQISFISGSFMFLKAPDFNEIGGFDTNIFLYYEETDLCLRLKKIEKHAYLIPEAKFIHLHGASTEKSLAIKKELKISLLYVIRKHYGLFGYKSVQLFLIIKYLLSSFFKPKNWQLFILILLGAPLSQSLKTKQKLEPV; this is translated from the coding sequence ATGATATTTGACATCGCAATAATTCTTATTAATTATAATTCAAGTAAGCATACTGTAAATTGTATTCAATCCATAGTAGATAATACTTCCGAAAAACTTAACTATCAAATCATCATAACGGATAATTGTTCAAGAAAAGAAGACTATTTGGCGCTTAAAGAATTTTGTGAGACTATTTCTTTACCAAATCTGGAACTTCACAGAAACAATATCAATACAGGTTTTGGTGGTGGAAATATGAATGGAATTCAATTTGCGAACTCAAAATATTATGCGTTCATAAATAACGACACCTTGTTTTTAAACGATTGTTTATCGATTCTAAAAAACGAATTAGACAATAATCCAAACATCGGAATTGCCGGAGGGCAATCATATAACGAGAGCGGAGATTTTATGGTTTCATGGGATCATTTTACTTCACCTTTAAAAGAAATTATTGGTCGGAATTTTCTTGAATTTATCAATCCAAAAAAATATCCAAAAAGAAAAGAAAGATACACAACTCCAATTCAAATTAGCTTTATTTCAGGTAGCTTCATGTTTTTAAAAGCCCCGGATTTTAATGAAATAGGCGGATTTGACACCAATATATTTCTTTACTATGAAGAAACTGATTTGTGTCTCAGATTGAAAAAAATAGAAAAACATGCTTACCTTATCCCCGAAGCAAAATTCATTCATTTACATGGTGCAAGCACCGAAAAATCTTTAGCTATAAAAAAAGAGCTCAAAATTTCATTATTATATGTTATCCGAAAACATTATGGCCTTTTTGGCTATAAATCGGTACAGTTATTTTTAATTATTAAATATTTACTAAGCAGTTTTTTTAAACCCAAAAATTGGCAATTGTTTATTTTAATCTTATTAGGAGCTCCATTATCTCAATCATTAAAAACAAAACAGAAATTAGAGCCTGTTTAA
- a CDS encoding Kdo domain containing protein, with protein sequence MYFTVNPKFSSKSIAIKDCISNFKTTGKLFGDGKRNVIKLFELGGLTMNIKSFKTPNLINKIAYRYFRKSKARRSFEFATLLLEKGIGTPQPLAYLENYDWIGLKDSYYASEHLECDLTYRELVEIPSYPDHENILRQFTRFSYSLHQKGIEFKDHSPGNTLIKKNAEGEYDFFLVDLNRMSFHEKMSFDLRMKNLRRLTPLKEMVAVMSNEYAKLSGESESLIFETLWKYTADFQEKFYRKKRLKKKLRFWKK encoded by the coding sequence ATGTATTTTACTGTAAATCCTAAATTCAGTTCAAAGTCAATAGCAATCAAAGATTGTATTTCTAATTTCAAAACTACTGGAAAACTCTTTGGCGACGGCAAAAGAAATGTTATTAAGTTGTTTGAACTTGGGGGATTGACGATGAATATTAAATCTTTCAAAACACCTAATTTAATCAATAAAATTGCTTATCGGTATTTTAGAAAGTCCAAAGCAAGGCGCTCTTTTGAGTTTGCTACGCTTTTGTTAGAAAAAGGAATTGGAACACCTCAACCTCTTGCATATCTTGAAAATTACGACTGGATAGGATTGAAAGATAGTTATTATGCGAGCGAACATCTTGAGTGTGATTTGACTTATAGGGAATTGGTCGAAATACCTTCTTATCCTGATCATGAGAATATCCTTCGCCAATTTACTCGTTTTTCGTATTCTTTGCATCAAAAAGGGATTGAATTCAAAGATCATTCACCAGGAAATACATTAATTAAGAAGAATGCCGAAGGTGAGTATGACTTCTTTTTGGTTGATTTGAACCGAATGAGCTTTCATGAAAAAATGTCGTTTGATCTGCGAATGAAAAATCTGCGCCGTTTGACACCATTAAAAGAAATGGTTGCGGTAATGAGCAATGAATATGCAAAACTTTCAGGCGAATCTGAGAGTTTAATTTTCGAAACACTTTGGAAATACACTGCCGATTTTCAGGAGAAATTTTACAGAAAAAAAAGATTAAAAAAGAAACTTAGGTTTTGGAAGAAATAA
- a CDS encoding glycosyltransferase family 2 protein, producing MNKIAVITINYNDKLGLEKTIESVRNQTFQNFEYIIIDGGSTDGSLAVIEKNKDKISYWKSEPDTGVYNAMNKGIKIATSDFVIFMNSGDTFFDKNVLSIVAEDLTEDFDIYYGDNYKVKENGSKRLKTYPEKLTFSFFYTSCINHQSTFIRKSLFEDHFYYNEKYKIVSDWEFFIYAICYKNVPYKYLAKTIANYDFTGISSLDKYKHLAKAERAEVIEKYFPSFAKDFVQIAELNSKRVQQVLYIQQYAIAWKILKILISIILIFIPKNKK from the coding sequence ATGAATAAAATAGCAGTTATTACCATAAACTACAATGACAAATTAGGTTTAGAAAAAACTATTGAAAGTGTAAGAAATCAGACTTTTCAAAATTTTGAATATATCATTATCGATGGAGGTAGCACCGATGGTAGTTTGGCAGTAATAGAAAAAAACAAAGATAAAATAAGTTATTGGAAAAGTGAGCCTGATACTGGGGTTTACAATGCTATGAATAAAGGGATAAAGATAGCCACTTCAGATTTTGTGATTTTTATGAATAGTGGAGATACTTTTTTTGATAAAAATGTGTTATCAATAGTTGCAGAAGATTTAACAGAGGATTTCGATATCTATTATGGAGATAATTATAAGGTAAAAGAGAATGGTTCCAAACGATTAAAAACCTATCCAGAAAAATTAACTTTTTCCTTTTTTTATACCAGCTGTATAAATCATCAATCAACATTCATTAGAAAGTCATTGTTCGAAGATCATTTTTATTATAATGAAAAGTATAAAATTGTATCAGACTGGGAATTTTTCATTTATGCAATTTGTTATAAAAATGTGCCTTATAAATATTTGGCCAAGACAATTGCTAATTATGATTTTACAGGAATTTCATCCTTGGATAAATACAAACATTTAGCAAAAGCAGAAAGAGCAGAAGTAATTGAGAAATATTTTCCTTCATTTGCTAAAGATTTTGTTCAAATAGCAGAATTAAATTCTAAAAGAGTACAACAAGTATTATATATTCAGCAATATGCTATCGCATGGAAAATTTTAAAAATTTTGATAAGCATAATTTTGATATTCATACCTAAAAACAAAAAATGA
- a CDS encoding glycosyltransferase family 2 protein, whose amino-acid sequence MIFPSSSLIIAVYNRSEALELIFLSLINQTVLPNEIIIADDGSGENIKKIIDNFRDKLPIPIIHVWQEDNRNQKPRILNKGIAQSNCDYIIQIDGDIIMNKHFIEDHLTFCKKGYYLFGSRVNIQKSILESINKFKTMHFNFFSKGIKRRSRTIRIPFLMKFSKKVDKRSSKLRGCNLSFWKKDFISVNGYNENLVEAWKEDSELIERMHNNGIKGIRLKFAGIAYHLYHKSQNNPQLEINLKIERETIEKKLKFTDKGINQYL is encoded by the coding sequence ATGATATTCCCTAGTTCCAGTTTAATAATAGCTGTATATAATCGTTCTGAAGCGCTAGAACTCATTTTTCTAAGTTTGATCAATCAAACTGTTTTACCTAATGAAATAATTATTGCTGATGACGGATCAGGAGAAAACATAAAAAAAATTATAGATAATTTTAGAGACAAACTTCCTATTCCTATTATCCATGTTTGGCAAGAAGACAATCGTAATCAAAAACCAAGAATTTTAAACAAAGGAATTGCTCAATCCAATTGTGATTATATCATACAAATTGATGGCGATATAATTATGAATAAACATTTTATCGAAGATCATTTAACCTTTTGTAAAAAAGGCTATTATCTTTTTGGTTCAAGAGTCAACATTCAAAAATCAATCCTGGAAAGCATCAATAAATTCAAAACTATGCATTTCAATTTTTTTTCAAAAGGAATTAAAAGACGAAGCAGAACCATTAGAATTCCATTCTTAATGAAATTTTCTAAAAAAGTTGACAAACGTTCTTCAAAACTTCGAGGATGTAATTTATCTTTCTGGAAAAAAGACTTTATAAGTGTAAACGGCTATAATGAAAACTTAGTTGAAGCATGGAAAGAAGACTCCGAACTAATTGAAAGAATGCATAATAATGGAATAAAAGGCATCAGATTAAAATTTGCAGGAATTGCTTATCATCTTTATCATAAATCTCAAAACAATCCGCAACTGGAAATTAATTTAAAAATCGAGAGGGAAACAATAGAAAAGAAACTCAAGTTTACAGATAAAGGAATAAATCAATATCTATGA
- a CDS encoding glycosyltransferase family 2 protein, whose translation MKISVALCTYNGEKFLHKQIDSILAQPLKVDEIIVCDDCSTDSTLTILEEYEKNNPGIFQIYQNKTNLKTSKNFEKAIALCTGDYIFLSDQDDIWRNDKVEKTLAVFNQNQEADGVFSDGVLINNEGEVIYKDNSLWDSFFFYESKMNKPIDLFEFLISNGNFLTGATLCIRKEVKKFCFPFITSNEFLHDEWFALILSKRKTLYYTTDKLLLYRLHDSQQLGIANIVNIAEYVRKFTKKQNIILKLKKPTSFKDYKFLTNRYFAQYERFKSLKSKNPNTSIINVLIDTTTELYTTYDLEMKIKHPIRYFFRKRKNEKKGRMQIKD comes from the coding sequence ATGAAAATATCTGTTGCGCTATGCACTTATAATGGAGAAAAATTTCTCCATAAACAAATTGATTCTATACTCGCCCAACCCCTAAAAGTCGACGAAATAATTGTTTGTGATGATTGCTCTACTGACAGCACATTAACGATATTGGAAGAATATGAAAAAAATAATCCTGGCATTTTTCAGATATATCAAAATAAAACGAACTTAAAAACTAGCAAAAATTTTGAAAAAGCTATTGCGCTTTGTACTGGTGATTATATCTTTTTAAGTGATCAGGATGACATTTGGCGAAATGACAAAGTTGAAAAAACTTTAGCCGTTTTTAATCAAAATCAAGAAGCAGATGGTGTTTTTTCAGATGGAGTATTAATAAACAATGAAGGAGAAGTTATTTATAAAGACAATTCGTTATGGGATTCCTTTTTCTTTTATGAATCAAAAATGAATAAGCCAATCGATTTGTTTGAATTCCTAATTTCAAATGGAAATTTTTTAACTGGAGCTACATTGTGTATTCGAAAAGAAGTAAAAAAATTTTGTTTCCCATTCATAACCTCTAATGAATTCTTACATGACGAATGGTTCGCTTTAATTTTATCCAAAAGAAAAACATTATATTACACTACAGACAAGCTACTTTTATACCGTTTACATGATTCGCAACAACTTGGAATTGCCAACATAGTCAATATTGCAGAATATGTCAGAAAATTTACTAAAAAGCAAAATATTATCTTAAAGTTAAAAAAACCAACATCATTTAAGGATTATAAATTTTTAACAAATCGGTACTTTGCCCAATATGAAAGATTTAAAAGCCTAAAAAGCAAAAACCCAAATACATCAATTATTAACGTATTAATTGATACTACTACCGAATTATACACCACTTATGATCTTGAAATGAAAATAAAACATCCGATTCGGTATTTTTTCAGAAAAAGAAAAAATGAAAAAAAAGGCAGAATGCAAATTAAAGACTAA
- a CDS encoding glycosyltransferase family 4 protein, which yields MRILLDPQIFNNQKYGGISRYYSEIFVDLKTRNGIEIQVPLIYTNNIYFSESSLITKQQKRNAFFFNLIVKAGISIRKKTRKLNCKKTIEALKKQDFDLFIPTYYDPYFLDYIGSKPFVLTVYDMIHELFPLNIAEDAKLIENKLLLMEKATRIIAVSHNTKRDILNIYPHISESKIDVIYHGNSIVVNKNAKIDLPSKYILFVGPRFQYKNFKFFIEEVAGILERNSSLYVVCAGGGKFKKGEKEYLSQLKLTRQVIQVDFEEKQLGLIYNKAICFVFPSIYEGFGIPVLESMASGCPIILGNHSSFPEVAGEAGVFFDLKKSGDLESKINLLIQNVSLRQEYSLKGIKQAEKFNWNNAANECLNVYIAATRDINETK from the coding sequence ATGCGAATACTTTTAGATCCTCAAATATTTAATAATCAAAAATATGGAGGTATTTCCAGATATTATTCCGAAATTTTTGTTGACTTAAAAACGAGAAATGGTATAGAAATTCAAGTTCCCTTGATCTACACTAATAATATTTATTTTAGTGAAAGTTCACTGATTACAAAACAACAAAAAAGGAATGCTTTTTTTTTCAATTTAATTGTTAAGGCAGGTATTAGCATAAGAAAAAAAACAAGGAAACTCAATTGTAAAAAAACAATAGAGGCTCTTAAAAAGCAGGATTTTGATTTGTTTATTCCTACTTATTATGATCCTTATTTTTTAGATTACATTGGTTCGAAACCTTTTGTTTTAACTGTTTATGATATGATTCATGAGTTATTCCCGCTAAATATTGCGGAGGATGCCAAATTGATAGAAAATAAATTATTGTTGATGGAAAAAGCAACTAGGATAATTGCGGTTTCTCATAATACCAAAAGGGATATACTCAATATTTATCCTCATATATCTGAGTCTAAAATTGATGTGATTTACCATGGTAACTCAATAGTAGTGAATAAAAATGCTAAAATAGATTTGCCTTCCAAGTATATTTTGTTTGTAGGGCCCAGGTTTCAGTATAAAAATTTCAAATTCTTTATTGAAGAAGTGGCAGGAATTTTAGAAAGGAATTCCAGTTTATATGTGGTTTGCGCAGGAGGAGGGAAATTTAAGAAAGGTGAAAAGGAGTATTTGAGCCAATTAAAGTTAACCAGACAAGTTATTCAGGTTGATTTTGAAGAAAAACAACTTGGTTTAATCTATAATAAGGCTATCTGTTTTGTTTTTCCATCAATATATGAAGGTTTTGGTATTCCCGTTTTGGAATCTATGGCTTCTGGATGTCCAATTATTTTAGGAAATCATAGTTCTTTTCCAGAGGTTGCCGGTGAGGCTGGTGTTTTTTTTGATTTAAAAAAATCAGGAGATTTAGAGAGTAAAATTAATTTACTAATACAAAATGTATCTTTGAGACAAGAATATTCTTTAAAAGGAATAAAGCAAGCAGAAAAATTTAATTGGAATAATGCGGCTAATGAGTGTTTGAATGTTTATATTGCGGCTACTAGGGATATTAATGAGACTAAATGA